One Chromobacterium paludis genomic window carries:
- a CDS encoding MFS transporter yields the protein MANHYAQLLRTPGVATLALASWAARLPGAMIGIGVITMLSLTQGSYGLAGAVAATMTVATGLLSPQISRLADRYGQSRVLPPAAAVAALALLALALCSRLGAPSWLLFVFAALAGCLPSIPAMTRTRWARLLDGQALLPTAFAMDSVLSEIAFVIGPPLAIALCMSGWPQAGPVCAALLMLCGVAVLLRQKATEPPAHPDAPRSGRPALFLLPVPTLALLLCTLGAINGAIDVSAVAIAKAEGAPSAASWVLALYALGSGIGGLTFGAIKPALPLGRLLLYCCAATALSAVGIALAPGSTWLAAAMFLSGLSFAPTLIVAMEMVEKVVPRARLTESLTWLVTGIYFGVAGGASASGLLTDAYGARAGLRLALAAGLASWLIAALQPRASPRRQPADASN from the coding sequence ATGGCCAATCATTACGCACAGTTATTGCGCACGCCCGGCGTCGCCACGCTGGCGCTGGCGAGCTGGGCGGCCCGCCTGCCTGGCGCGATGATAGGCATAGGCGTCATCACCATGCTGTCGCTGACCCAGGGCAGCTACGGCTTGGCCGGCGCGGTGGCCGCCACCATGACCGTGGCCACGGGCCTGCTGTCGCCGCAAATCTCGCGCCTGGCGGACCGCTACGGCCAAAGCCGCGTGCTGCCGCCTGCCGCCGCCGTGGCCGCGCTGGCCTTGCTGGCGCTGGCGCTATGCAGCCGGCTGGGCGCCCCAAGCTGGCTATTGTTCGTCTTCGCCGCGCTGGCAGGCTGCCTGCCCAGCATACCGGCGATGACCCGCACGCGCTGGGCGCGCCTGTTGGACGGCCAGGCGCTGCTGCCCACCGCCTTCGCCATGGACAGCGTGCTTAGCGAAATCGCCTTCGTCATCGGTCCGCCGCTGGCCATCGCCCTGTGCATGAGCGGCTGGCCGCAGGCCGGCCCGGTGTGCGCGGCGCTGTTGATGCTGTGCGGCGTCGCCGTGCTGCTGCGCCAGAAAGCCACCGAGCCGCCGGCCCATCCCGATGCTCCGCGCAGCGGACGCCCGGCGCTGTTCCTGCTGCCTGTGCCGACCTTGGCGCTGCTGCTGTGCACGCTAGGGGCGATCAATGGCGCAATCGACGTCAGCGCCGTGGCCATCGCCAAGGCCGAAGGCGCGCCATCCGCCGCCAGCTGGGTGCTGGCCTTGTATGCGCTGGGCTCCGGCATAGGCGGGCTGACTTTCGGCGCCATCAAACCGGCCTTGCCGCTGGGCCGCCTGCTGCTGTATTGCTGCGCGGCCACGGCGCTCAGCGCCGTCGGCATCGCGCTAGCGCCGGGCAGCACCTGGCTGGCGGCGGCCATGTTTCTGTCCGGCCTGTCGTTCGCGCCCACGTTGATCGTGGCCATGGAGATGGTGGAGAAGGTGGTGCCGCGCGCGCGGCTGACGGAAAGCCTGACCTGGCTGGTCACCGGCATTTACTTCGGCGTGGCCGGCGGCGCCTCGGCCAGCGGCCTGTTGACCGACGCCTACGGCGCGCGCGCCGGCCTGAGACTGGCGCTGGCGGCCGGACTGGCGTCATGGTTGATCGCCGCCCTGCAACCGCGCGCCTCGCCTCGCCGCCAGCCGGCGGATGCGTCAAATTAG
- the metK gene encoding methionine adenosyltransferase, translating into MSEYLFTSESVSEGHPDKVADQISDAILDAILREDKHARVAAETLVNTGLVVLAGEITTTANVDYIKVARDTIKRIGYDDSELGFDYRGCAVMACYDKQSPDIAQGVNEGEGLDLNQGAGDQGLMFGYACDETPTLMPFPIYYAHRLVQRQAELRKDGRLPWLRPDAKSQITCVYDSATGLPKRIDTVVLSTQHSPDIDHQTLTEAVIEDIIKPVLPPDMITPETKFLINPTGRFVIGGPMGDCGLTGRKIIVDTYGGAAPHGGGAFSGKDPSKVDRSAAYAGRYVAKNIVAAGLARQCQIQVSYAIGVAEPTSIAVDTFGTNTIPNDKIVELVKKHFDLRPKGIIQMLDLLRPIYGKTAAYGHFGREEPEFSWERTDKVEALRADAGL; encoded by the coding sequence ATGAGTGAATACCTGTTTACCTCGGAATCCGTATCGGAAGGCCACCCGGACAAAGTCGCCGACCAGATTTCCGATGCCATCCTCGACGCCATCCTGCGCGAGGACAAGCACGCGCGCGTAGCGGCCGAGACCTTGGTCAACACCGGCCTGGTCGTGCTGGCGGGCGAGATCACCACCACCGCCAATGTCGACTACATCAAGGTCGCGCGCGACACCATCAAACGCATCGGCTATGACGATTCCGAGCTGGGCTTCGATTACCGCGGCTGCGCGGTGATGGCCTGCTACGACAAGCAATCGCCGGACATCGCCCAAGGCGTCAACGAGGGCGAAGGCCTGGACCTGAACCAGGGCGCCGGCGACCAGGGCCTGATGTTCGGCTACGCGTGCGACGAAACGCCGACGCTGATGCCGTTCCCGATCTACTACGCGCACCGGCTGGTGCAGCGCCAGGCCGAACTGCGCAAGGACGGCCGCCTGCCGTGGCTGCGCCCGGACGCCAAGAGCCAGATCACTTGCGTCTACGACAGCGCCACCGGCCTGCCCAAGCGCATCGACACCGTGGTGCTGTCCACCCAGCACAGCCCGGACATCGACCACCAGACCCTGACCGAGGCGGTGATCGAGGACATCATCAAGCCGGTGCTGCCGCCGGACATGATCACGCCGGAAACGAAATTCCTGATCAACCCGACCGGCCGCTTCGTCATTGGCGGCCCGATGGGCGACTGCGGCCTGACCGGCCGCAAGATCATCGTCGACACCTACGGCGGCGCGGCCCCGCACGGCGGCGGTGCCTTCTCCGGCAAGGACCCGTCCAAGGTGGACCGCTCCGCGGCTTACGCCGGCCGTTACGTGGCGAAGAACATCGTGGCCGCCGGCCTGGCGCGCCAGTGCCAGATCCAGGTTTCCTACGCCATCGGCGTGGCCGAGCCGACCTCGATCGCCGTGGACACCTTCGGCACCAACACCATCCCGAACGACAAGATCGTGGAGCTGGTGAAGAAGCACTTCGACCTGCGTCCGAAGGGCATCATCCAGATGCTGGACCTGCTGCGTCCGATCTACGGCAAGACCGCCGCTTACGGCCACTTCGGCCGCGAAGAGCCGGAGTTCAGCTGGGAGCGCACCGACAAGGTGGAGGCGCTGCGCGCCGACGCCGGCCTGTAA
- the hppD gene encoding 4-hydroxyphenylpyruvate dioxygenase yields MKMETMLENPLATDGFEFVEYTAPDAAGAEKLRELFLSLGFTEVARHRSKNVSLFRQGDINFILNAELSQPASEFAHAHGPSACAMAWRVKDAAKAYEYALAHGAQPYQRPIGVMELNIPAVQGIGGSALYFVDRYGPEHSIYDVDFVPLDGVDQHPFGVGLTLIDHLTHNVQRGNMAKWADFYTGIANFREIRYFDIEGKLTGLVSKAMTSPCGKIRIPINESSDDKSQIEEFLRQYNGEGIQHIALTTDDIYTTVETLKARGTRFLDTPDTYYEKVDARVPGHGEDVARLKKNSILIDGAPVEGILLQIFTETVIGPIFFEIIQRKGNEGFGEGNFKALFESIEEDQIRRGVLKA; encoded by the coding sequence ATGAAAATGGAAACCATGCTGGAGAACCCGCTCGCCACCGACGGCTTCGAGTTCGTCGAATACACCGCGCCGGACGCCGCAGGCGCTGAGAAGCTGCGCGAGTTGTTCCTGTCGCTGGGCTTCACCGAAGTGGCCCGCCACCGCAGCAAGAACGTCAGCCTGTTCCGCCAGGGCGACATCAACTTCATCCTGAACGCCGAATTGAGCCAGCCCGCCAGCGAGTTCGCCCATGCGCACGGCCCGTCCGCCTGCGCCATGGCTTGGCGCGTCAAGGACGCCGCCAAGGCCTATGAATATGCCTTGGCCCATGGCGCCCAGCCCTATCAGCGCCCCATCGGCGTCATGGAGCTGAACATCCCGGCAGTGCAGGGCATAGGCGGCTCCGCCTTGTACTTCGTCGACCGCTACGGTCCGGAGCACAGCATCTACGACGTGGACTTCGTGCCGCTGGACGGCGTGGACCAGCACCCGTTCGGCGTGGGCCTGACCCTGATCGACCACCTGACCCACAATGTGCAGCGCGGGAATATGGCCAAGTGGGCGGACTTCTACACCGGCATCGCCAACTTCCGCGAAATCCGCTACTTCGACATTGAAGGCAAGCTGACCGGCCTGGTGTCCAAGGCCATGACCAGCCCGTGCGGCAAGATCCGCATCCCGATCAACGAATCGTCCGACGACAAGAGCCAGATCGAGGAATTCCTGCGCCAGTACAACGGCGAGGGCATCCAGCACATCGCGCTGACCACCGATGACATCTACACCACGGTAGAGACGCTGAAGGCGCGCGGCACCCGCTTCCTGGATACGCCTGACACCTATTACGAGAAGGTGGACGCGCGCGTGCCGGGTCATGGCGAGGATGTGGCCCGCCTGAAGAAGAACAGCATCCTGATCGACGGCGCGCCGGTGGAAGGCATCCTGCTGCAGATCTTCACCGAAACCGTGATCGGCCCCATCTTCTTCGAGATCATCCAGCGCAAGGGCAACGAAGGCTTCGGCGAAGGCAACTTCAAGGCCCTGTTCGAATCCATCGAAGAAGACCAGATCCGCCGCGGCGTGCTGAAGGCCTGA
- the metF gene encoding methylenetetrahydrofolate reductase [NAD(P)H] gives MTQTPRTFSFEFFPPKTPEGIAKLRTTRQQLAQFKPQFFSVTFGAGGTTRDGTLSTVLEIRSEGQAAAPHLSCIGSTRENIAAILNEYRSNGIRHLVALRGDIPSGMVAAGEFRYANELVAFIRAEHGDHFHIEVAAYPEFHPQARSAEDDLNNFVRKVRAGADSAMTQYFFNADSYFRFVDEARARGVDIPIVPGIMPISNFGQLCRFSDMCGAEVPRWLRLRMQAYYDDTASIRALGLDVVTELCDRLLQGGAPGLHFYTLNQAGLVSTIWQRLGL, from the coding sequence ATGACGCAGACGCCGCGCACCTTCAGTTTCGAATTTTTCCCGCCCAAAACGCCGGAAGGCATCGCCAAGCTGCGCACCACGCGCCAGCAGCTGGCCCAGTTCAAACCACAGTTCTTCTCGGTGACTTTTGGCGCCGGTGGAACCACCCGCGACGGCACCCTGTCTACCGTGCTGGAAATCCGCAGCGAAGGGCAGGCCGCCGCGCCGCACCTGTCCTGCATCGGCTCCACCCGCGAGAACATCGCCGCCATTCTCAATGAGTATCGTTCCAACGGCATCCGCCACTTGGTGGCGCTGCGCGGCGACATCCCGTCCGGCATGGTGGCGGCCGGCGAATTCCGCTACGCCAACGAGCTGGTGGCGTTCATTCGCGCCGAGCACGGCGATCACTTCCATATCGAAGTGGCCGCCTATCCGGAGTTCCATCCGCAGGCCCGTTCCGCCGAGGATGATCTGAACAACTTCGTGCGCAAGGTCCGGGCCGGCGCCGATTCGGCGATGACCCAGTACTTTTTCAACGCCGACAGCTATTTCCGCTTCGTCGACGAGGCGCGCGCGCGCGGGGTGGACATTCCCATCGTGCCCGGTATCATGCCGATTTCCAATTTTGGCCAGCTCTGCCGCTTCTCCGACATGTGCGGGGCGGAGGTGCCGCGTTGGCTGCGCCTGCGCATGCAGGCTTATTACGACGACACCGCATCCATCCGCGCGCTGGGGCTGGATGTGGTGACCGAGCTGTGCGACCGCCTGCTGCAAGGCGGCGCGCCCGGCCTGCACTTTTATACCTTGAACCAGGCAGGCCTGGTCTCCACCATCTGGCAGAGGCTGGGTCTGTGA
- a CDS encoding TIGR00645 family protein, translating to MQDQQTASIEPRKSLLGQVIFSSRWLQLPIYLGLIVVQGVYAWKFLAQLWELLEGLNHLTETDIMLAVLGLIDVVMIANLLVMVTVGGYETFVSRLRIDTHPDQPEWLDHVNASVLKVKLSMAIISISSIHLLQTFINASRIDEHTIKWQLFLHLAFLLSAAAIAYTDKLLAGATAHHARA from the coding sequence ATGCAAGACCAACAAACCGCTTCCATCGAACCGCGAAAATCGCTGCTCGGCCAGGTGATTTTCAGCAGCCGCTGGCTGCAACTGCCCATCTATCTCGGCCTGATCGTGGTGCAAGGCGTGTACGCGTGGAAATTCCTCGCCCAGCTGTGGGAGCTGCTGGAGGGGCTGAACCACCTGACCGAAACCGACATCATGCTGGCGGTGCTGGGCCTGATCGACGTGGTGATGATCGCCAACCTGCTGGTGATGGTGACGGTGGGCGGCTATGAGACCTTCGTGTCGCGCCTGCGCATCGACACTCACCCGGACCAGCCGGAGTGGCTGGACCATGTCAATGCCTCGGTGCTGAAGGTGAAGCTGTCCATGGCCATCATCAGCATCTCGTCCATCCACCTGCTGCAGACCTTCATCAACGCCAGCCGCATCGACGAGCACACCATCAAGTGGCAGCTGTTTTTGCACCTGGCCTTCTTGTTGTCGGCGGCCGCCATCGCCTATACCGACAAGCTCTTGGCCGGCGCCACCGCCCATCACGCGCGCGCTTGA
- the ahcY gene encoding adenosylhomocysteinase, translating into MADFSDFHVADISLAGWGRKELNIAETEMPGLMATRDEYRASQPLRGARIAGSLHMTVQTAVLIETLVALGAEVRWASCNIFSTQDHAAAAIAAAGIPVFAFKGESLDEYWEFSHKIFEWPAGQPANMILDDGGDATLLLMLGSKAEKDIGVLAHPTNEEETALFASIKRHLAIDPQWYSKRLEHIQGVTEETTTGVHRLYQMEKDGHLPFPAINVNDSVTKSKFDNLYGCRESLVDGIKRATDVMVAGKVAVVLGYGDVGKGCAQSLRGLGATVWVTEIDPICALQAAMEGYRVVRMDEVADQADIFVTATGNVGVITHEHMKKMRNNAIVCNIGHFDSEIEVASLRQYQWDNIKPQVDHIVFPPQGNEPAKRIILLAEGRLVNLGCATGHPSFVMSNSFTNQVLAQIELFANGNKYDKKVYVLPKHLDEKVARLHLARIGARLTELSDQQAAYISVPKQGPYKPDHYRY; encoded by the coding sequence ATGGCTGACTTTTCCGACTTTCATGTAGCAGACATCTCGCTTGCCGGCTGGGGCCGCAAGGAGTTGAACATCGCCGAAACCGAAATGCCGGGCCTGATGGCCACGCGCGACGAGTATCGCGCCAGCCAGCCGCTGCGCGGCGCCCGCATCGCCGGCAGCCTGCACATGACGGTGCAAACCGCGGTGCTGATCGAAACCCTGGTTGCGCTGGGCGCCGAAGTGCGCTGGGCTTCGTGCAATATCTTCTCCACCCAGGACCACGCCGCCGCGGCCATCGCGGCCGCCGGCATTCCGGTGTTCGCGTTCAAGGGCGAGAGCCTGGACGAGTACTGGGAGTTCAGTCACAAGATCTTCGAATGGCCCGCCGGCCAGCCGGCCAATATGATCCTGGACGACGGCGGCGACGCCACCTTGCTGTTGATGCTGGGCAGCAAGGCCGAGAAGGACATCGGCGTGCTGGCGCACCCGACCAATGAGGAAGAGACCGCGCTGTTCGCCTCGATCAAGCGCCATCTGGCCATCGACCCGCAGTGGTACTCCAAGCGCCTGGAACACATCCAGGGCGTGACCGAGGAAACCACCACCGGCGTGCACCGCCTGTACCAGATGGAGAAGGACGGGCATTTGCCGTTCCCGGCGATCAATGTCAACGACTCCGTCACCAAGTCCAAGTTCGACAACCTGTACGGCTGCCGCGAATCTCTGGTGGACGGCATCAAGCGCGCCACCGACGTGATGGTGGCCGGCAAGGTGGCGGTGGTGCTGGGCTACGGCGATGTGGGCAAGGGCTGCGCGCAGAGCCTGCGCGGGCTGGGCGCCACGGTGTGGGTGACCGAGATCGACCCGATTTGCGCGCTGCAGGCGGCGATGGAAGGCTACCGCGTGGTGCGCATGGACGAGGTGGCCGATCAGGCCGACATCTTCGTCACCGCCACCGGCAACGTCGGCGTGATCACCCATGAGCACATGAAGAAGATGCGCAATAACGCCATCGTCTGCAATATCGGCCACTTCGACAGCGAGATCGAAGTCGCCAGCCTTCGCCAGTACCAGTGGGATAATATCAAGCCGCAGGTGGATCACATTGTCTTCCCGCCCCAGGGCAATGAACCGGCCAAGCGCATCATCCTGCTGGCCGAAGGCCGCCTGGTGAACCTGGGCTGCGCCACCGGCCATCCCAGCTTCGTGATGTCCAACAGCTTCACCAACCAGGTGCTGGCGCAGATCGAGCTGTTCGCCAACGGCAACAAGTACGATAAAAAGGTGTACGTGCTGCCCAAGCATCTGGACGAGAAGGTGGCCCGTCTGCACCTGGCCCGCATCGGCGCGCGGCTGACCGAGCTGTCCGACCAGCAGGCCGCCTACATCAGCGTGCCCAAGCAAGGCCCTTATAAGCCGGATCACTATCGTTATTGA
- a CDS encoding Lrp/AsnC family transcriptional regulator: MPSLTLDKTDLRILAELQLDGRLTNVELAERVALSPSPCLRRLKQLEESGVIRQYVALLDPAHIGLGLQAWVRVTLEKRGNMHLQSFIEAVQSWPEVINCFAMTGEMDYLLQVYFEDMEHFSRFVMDELLQHPGVEDVKSSFVLKEIKRTTALPLGQMRG, from the coding sequence ATGCCAAGTCTTACATTAGATAAGACAGACTTGCGTATTCTGGCCGAATTGCAGCTGGATGGCCGCTTGACCAACGTCGAGCTGGCCGAGCGCGTGGCGCTGTCGCCGTCGCCCTGTCTGCGCCGGCTGAAGCAGCTGGAGGAGTCCGGCGTGATCCGCCAATACGTGGCTCTGCTCGATCCTGCGCATATCGGTCTGGGCCTGCAGGCCTGGGTGCGCGTGACGCTGGAGAAGCGCGGCAATATGCATCTGCAAAGCTTCATCGAAGCGGTGCAAAGCTGGCCGGAAGTGATCAACTGTTTCGCCATGACAGGCGAAATGGACTATCTGCTGCAAGTGTATTTCGAAGATATGGAGCACTTCTCCCGCTTCGTGATGGACGAGTTGCTGCAGCATCCGGGCGTGGAGGATGTGAAGTCCAGCTTCGTGCTGAAGGAGATCAAGCGCACCACCGCGCTGCCCCTGGGGCAGATGCGCGGCTGA
- a CDS encoding fumarylacetoacetate hydrolase family protein, translated as MKLATYHNHTRDGQLMVVSRDLSRAVAVPAIAATLQAALDNWAQVEPRLKEVYNAINHGQVPDEVAFDAQRCLSPLPRAYQWADGSAYLNHVELVRKARGAEVPESFYTDPLMYQGGSDAFLAPTADIPLRDEAWGLDFEGEVAVITGDVPLGAPADEKHIRLLMLVNDVTLRNLIPAELAKGFGFFQSKPATAFSPVAVTPDELGEAWQGGKVHLPLQVDYNGAFYGNPNCGVEMQFSFPQLVAHVSKTRELVAGSIVGSGTISNKDRSVGSCCLAEQRMIETIEQGAPKTPFMKVGDTVRIEMKNASGQSIFGAIAQAVAKHG; from the coding sequence ATGAAATTAGCGACCTATCACAACCACACCCGCGACGGCCAGCTGATGGTGGTCAGCCGCGACCTCTCCCGCGCCGTGGCGGTGCCCGCCATCGCCGCCACGCTGCAGGCCGCGCTGGACAACTGGGCCCAGGTTGAGCCGCGTCTGAAGGAGGTCTACAACGCGATCAACCACGGCCAGGTGCCGGATGAAGTGGCCTTCGACGCCCAGCGCTGTCTGAGCCCGCTGCCGCGCGCCTACCAGTGGGCCGACGGCAGCGCCTACTTGAACCACGTGGAGCTGGTGCGCAAGGCGCGCGGCGCCGAGGTGCCGGAAAGCTTCTACACCGACCCCTTGATGTACCAGGGCGGCTCCGACGCCTTCCTGGCGCCGACGGCCGACATTCCGCTGCGCGACGAAGCCTGGGGTTTGGACTTCGAAGGCGAGGTGGCGGTGATCACCGGCGACGTGCCGCTGGGCGCGCCGGCCGATGAAAAGCACATCCGCCTGTTGATGCTGGTGAACGACGTGACCCTGCGCAACCTGATCCCGGCGGAGCTGGCCAAAGGCTTCGGCTTCTTCCAGAGCAAGCCGGCCACCGCCTTCTCGCCGGTCGCCGTCACCCCGGACGAGTTGGGCGAAGCCTGGCAGGGCGGCAAAGTGCATCTGCCGCTGCAGGTGGACTACAACGGCGCCTTCTACGGCAATCCCAACTGCGGCGTGGAAATGCAATTCAGCTTCCCGCAGCTGGTGGCGCACGTATCCAAAACGCGCGAGCTGGTGGCCGGCTCCATCGTCGGCTCCGGCACCATCTCGAACAAGGACCGCAGCGTAGGCTCCTGCTGCCTGGCCGAGCAACGCATGATCGAGACCATCGAGCAGGGCGCGCCCAAGACGCCGTTCATGAAGGTGGGCGACACCGTGCGCATCGAGATGAAGAACGCCTCCGGGCAAAGCATTTTCGGCGCCATCGCCCAGGCCGTGGCCAAGCATGGCTGA
- a CDS encoding homogentisate 1,2-dioxygenase, producing the protein MRKWISFPHREGTISRQAHADLPAEGIYEREVGRSGFFGPATHLHHKHPPTGWSDWDGPLRPRAFDLNELPHGAPAPWEAPLVLHNAQCKVRIWRCEQAMTQLFRNGDGDDLLFIHAGSGELFCDYGHLSYRDGDYLLIPRSTSWRIEPASPTTMLMIETSNGAYQLPEKGLVGPHAIFDEAVLDVPAIDDAFKAQQTEDPWQVVIKRRGALSTVTYPFNPLDAIGWHGNLSVARVNWRDIRPLMSHRYHLPPSAHTTFVADGFVICTFVPRPIESDPGALKVPFYHNNDDYDEVIFYHAGDFFSRDNIKPGMMTFHPAGFTHGPHPKAFAKAMTDPKTFTDEVAVMIDTRDALEQGPGLASVEWQGYVDSWKPKQA; encoded by the coding sequence ATGCGTAAATGGATCAGTTTTCCGCACCGCGAAGGCACCATCTCGCGCCAGGCCCACGCCGACTTGCCGGCCGAAGGCATCTACGAGCGTGAAGTGGGCCGCAGCGGCTTCTTCGGCCCGGCCACCCACCTGCACCACAAGCATCCGCCCACCGGCTGGAGCGACTGGGACGGCCCGCTGCGCCCGCGCGCCTTCGACCTGAACGAACTGCCGCACGGCGCGCCGGCGCCCTGGGAGGCGCCGCTGGTGTTGCACAACGCCCAGTGCAAGGTGCGCATCTGGCGCTGCGAGCAAGCCATGACCCAGCTGTTCCGCAACGGCGACGGCGACGATCTGCTGTTCATCCACGCCGGCAGCGGCGAGCTGTTCTGCGACTACGGCCACCTGAGCTACCGCGACGGCGACTATTTGCTGATCCCGCGCTCCACCAGCTGGCGCATTGAACCGGCCAGCCCCACCACCATGCTGATGATTGAAACCAGCAACGGCGCCTACCAGCTGCCGGAAAAAGGCCTGGTGGGCCCGCACGCCATCTTCGACGAGGCGGTGCTGGACGTGCCGGCCATCGACGACGCCTTCAAGGCGCAGCAGACCGAAGACCCGTGGCAGGTGGTGATCAAGCGCCGCGGCGCGCTGTCCACCGTCACCTACCCCTTCAACCCGCTGGACGCCATAGGTTGGCACGGCAATCTGTCGGTGGCGCGCGTCAACTGGCGCGACATCCGCCCGCTGATGAGCCACCGCTATCACCTGCCGCCATCGGCCCACACCACCTTCGTCGCCGACGGTTTTGTGATCTGCACCTTCGTGCCGCGTCCCATCGAGTCCGACCCAGGCGCGCTCAAAGTCCCGTTCTATCACAACAACGACGACTACGACGAAGTGATCTTCTACCACGCCGGAGACTTCTTCAGCCGCGACAACATCAAGCCCGGCATGATGACCTTCCACCCGGCCGGCTTCACGCATGGCCCGCACCCCAAGGCTTTCGCCAAGGCGATGACGGACCCGAAGACCTTCACCGACGAGGTGGCGGTGATGATAGACACCCGCGACGCGCTGGAGCAGGGGCCGGGCCTCGCCTCCGTGGAGTGGCAGGGTTACGTGGATAGCTGGAAGCCCAAGCAGGCCTGA
- the maiA gene encoding maleylacetoacetate isomerase: protein MAERILYGYYRSSAAYRVRIALNLKGLAYQYRAVNLLKGEQRSAEYLAINPHGLVPLLDDGGVQIAQSLAICEYLDEAYPEGTRLLPAAPAARAQARAIALAIAADIHPLQNPRVGKHLQAAFGASEEGKAEWIRHWIRTGFDALEQQLARRAGRYAVGDEPSLADICLLPQVFSARRFGVDLAPYPTLVRIAEALEAIPAFADAHPSKQPDAV from the coding sequence ATGGCTGAGCGCATCCTCTACGGCTATTACCGCTCCAGCGCGGCCTACCGGGTACGCATCGCGCTGAACCTGAAAGGCCTGGCCTATCAGTACCGCGCGGTGAATCTGCTCAAGGGCGAGCAAAGAAGCGCCGAGTATCTGGCGATCAATCCGCACGGCCTGGTGCCGCTGCTGGACGACGGCGGCGTGCAAATCGCGCAGTCGCTGGCCATTTGCGAATATCTGGACGAGGCCTACCCGGAAGGCACCAGGCTGCTGCCGGCCGCCCCGGCGGCGCGCGCGCAGGCGCGCGCCATCGCGCTGGCCATCGCCGCGGACATCCATCCGCTGCAGAACCCGCGCGTGGGCAAGCATCTGCAGGCGGCGTTCGGCGCGAGCGAGGAAGGCAAGGCCGAGTGGATCCGCCACTGGATCCGCACCGGCTTCGATGCGTTGGAACAGCAACTGGCGCGGAGAGCCGGCCGCTATGCGGTGGGCGACGAGCCGAGCCTGGCCGACATCTGCCTGCTGCCGCAAGTGTTCAGCGCGCGCCGCTTCGGCGTGGACCTGGCGCCGTATCCGACCCTAGTCCGCATCGCGGAGGCGCTGGAAGCGATTCCGGCGTTTGCCGACGCCCATCCGTCCAAACAGCCGGACGCGGTGTAA
- a CDS encoding Cof-type HAD-IIB family hydrolase — MPYRLIATDLDGTLLDQHHAVTPLTAQTLQALQARGVALALATGRHYRDVREVREALAVPAYLISSNGARVHGLDDELIFGLDIEAELVREISRPAFSDGVAMHYFLDDGWLANGRSPLLDALIPGDTPPYAVMDLRGHDGEGVYKVLYVAPHEHLLQLEAELRARFGDRLYITFSLDFCLEVMAAGVSKGGALKLVLARLGLEAGACIAFGDGQNDIELLQAAGHPRLMGNAHARLRQALPDAPRIYHHADSGMARHLREAFGL; from the coding sequence ATGCCCTACCGCCTGATCGCCACCGACCTGGACGGCACGCTGCTGGACCAGCACCACGCCGTGACTCCCTTGACCGCCCAGACGCTGCAGGCTTTGCAGGCGCGCGGCGTCGCCTTGGCGCTGGCCACGGGGCGCCATTACCGCGACGTGCGGGAGGTGAGGGAGGCGTTGGCGGTGCCGGCCTATCTGATCAGCTCCAACGGCGCGCGCGTGCATGGCTTGGACGATGAGTTGATCTTCGGCCTGGACATAGAGGCGGAGCTGGTGCGGGAAATCTCCCGGCCGGCTTTTTCCGACGGCGTGGCCATGCATTACTTCCTGGACGACGGCTGGTTGGCCAATGGCCGCTCGCCCCTGTTGGACGCGTTGATTCCGGGCGATACGCCGCCGTATGCGGTGATGGACTTGCGCGGGCATGACGGCGAGGGCGTCTACAAAGTGCTTTACGTCGCGCCGCATGAGCATCTGCTGCAACTGGAGGCCGAGCTGCGCGCGCGCTTCGGCGATCGGCTTTACATCACCTTCTCGCTGGATTTTTGCCTGGAGGTGATGGCTGCGGGCGTGTCCAAGGGCGGGGCGCTCAAGCTGGTGTTGGCGCGGCTGGGGCTGGAGGCGGGCGCCTGCATCGCCTTCGGCGATGGGCAAAACGACATCGAGCTGCTGCAGGCCGCCGGCCATCCGCGCTTGATGGGCAATGCGCATGCCCGATTGCGGCAGGCCCTGCCGGACGCGCCGCGCATCTACCATCATGCGGATTCCGGCATGGCGCGCCATCTGCGCGAGGCATTCGGCCTATGA